One Cololabis saira isolate AMF1-May2022 chromosome 18, fColSai1.1, whole genome shotgun sequence genomic region harbors:
- the gtf2h5 gene encoding general transcription factor IIH subunit 5, with protein sequence MVNVHKGVLVECDPAMKQFLLFLDERMALGKKFILKDLDDTHLFILAEVVHTLQERVGELMDQNSFPITQK encoded by the exons ATGGTCAACGTACACAAAGGTGTTCTCGTGGAATG TGATCCTGCCATGAAACaattcctcctcttcctggaTGAAAGGATGGCTTTGGGAAAGAAGTTCATCCTGAAGGACCTTGATGACACACACCTTTTCATCCTGGCAGAGGTGGTTCACACCCTGCAAGAGAGAGTTGGAGAGTTAATGGACCAGAATTCATTCCCCATCACGCAGAAATAA
- the serac1 gene encoding protein SERAC1, translating to MSVAALRLIPCRKLSAAGPPGVSKVLRWKDLRKVAKVTGAVVFGGCLLITYEVVALDKAVTIDTSAILKEKYKSYIYLKATPSAEKENLTAGLTHKARRELHKAARRFLEASSRVLLQSLDEHFSHVDADPHEVALWVLLKKTLSANKAIRQQAVQELAENHHWHDYQYQTAAQVIDQSTAVGLARTPQVDLRFFRHPPALPDLEDGFSIEDGLRQLLASLPQSEVDKCVQYFTSLALRESTQSMALQRGGLWCFGGNGLPYAQSLTSVPSENVESFCLQALVQHSKVKSHCDHIVENGGLQLLQRVYQLRRDSLKIQSNIIRILGNLALNESVHQAIVQSGWLYVLAEMTQSPHVMQASHAARALANLDRETVKEKYQDGVYILHPQTRSDQPIKADVLFIHGILGAAFKTWRQKDRSTSKEERESESKEDYTECWPKSWLAADCPNLRVLSVEYDSHLSDWMAKCPAENQRKSLAYRSRELLKKLKLAGIGERPVVWVAHSMGGLLVKKMLQDASQDPDMQELLKNTKGVLFYSVPHRGTFMAEYSVNVRYLLFPSIEVRELCKDSPALRNLNESFLNIAKENEFSVLSFAETLPTNIGPMLKILVVPTQSADLGIGDLIEVDVDHLNICKPEKKDSFLYKRSLQFIQEALQSYISQ from the exons ATGTCTGTTGCAGCTCTACGTTTGATCCCTTGTCGGAAATTGAGCGCGGCCGGACCGCCTGGTGTGAGCAAAGTGCTCCGATGGAAGGATTTAA GGAAAGTCGCAAAAGTAACTGGGGCAGTGGTGTTTGG ggGCTGCCTTTTAATTACATATGAGGTTGTGGCCTTGGATAAGGCTGTAACCATTGACACTAGTGCAATCCTCAAGGAGAAATATAAGTCTTACATCTATCTGAAAGCAACCCCTTctgctgaaaaagaaaatctaactGCAG GGCTTACTCATAAAGCACGGAGGGAGCTTCATAAAGCAGCAAGGCGGTTTCTTGAAGCATCTTCTAGAGTTTTACTGCAATCACTGGATG AGCACTTTAGCCACGTGGATGCAGACCCACACGAGGTTGCATTATGGGTGCTGTTGAAAAAGACACTGTCAGCCAATAAAGCCATCCGACAACAGGCTGTCCAGGAGCTTGCAGAGAACCACCACTGGCATG ACTATCAGTACCAGACAGCAGCCCAGGTAATTGACCAGAGCACAGCAGTGGGCCTGGCGCGGACTCCTCAGGTAGACTTGCGATTTTTCCGACATCCACCTGCACTGCCTGACTTGGAAGAT GGTTTTTCAATAGAAGATGGACTACGGCAGCTATTGGCATCTCTGCCTCAGTCTGAGGTGGACAAATGTGTTCAGTACTTCACTTCACTGGCACTCAGGGAAAGCACTCAGTCCATGGCATTACAAAGG GGTGGTCTGTGGTGTTTTGGTGGCAATGGGCTGCCTTATGCCCAGAGCCTCACATCTGTTCCTTCCGAGAACGTAGAGTCCTTCTGCCTGCAGGCGCTGGTACAGCACTCAAAG GTAAAGAGCCACTGTGATCACATAGTTGAAAATGGGGGTCTGCAACTCCTTCAGCGGGTTTATCAGCTCCGAAGAGACTCGCTCAAGATCCAGAGTAACATCATTCGTATTTTAGGAAACCTGGCATTAAACGAAAGTGTCCACCAGGCCATAGTGCAGTCTG GTTGGCTGTATGTCCTGGCTGAGATGACGCAGTCTCCTCATGTTATGCAGGCATCTCACGCAGCTCGAGCTCTGGCCAACCTGGACAGGGAAACTGTAAAGGAGAAATACCAAGATGGTGTATATATCCTGCATCCACAAACGCGTAGCGA CCAGCCAATCAAAGCAGACGTGCTGTTCATCCATGGGATTCTCGGGGCAGCTTTTAAAACATGGAGGCAGAAGGACCGCAGTACATCAAAGGAAGAGAGGGAATCTGAAAGCAAAGAAGACTATACAGAATGCTGGCCAAAG TCATGGTTGGCAGCTGACTGTCCAAATCTGAGAGTGCTGTCAGTGGAGTATGACAGCCATCTCAGTGACTGGATGGCTAAATGTCCTGCTGAGAATCAAAG GAAGTCTTTGGCCTACAGAAGTCGAGAGCTGCTGAAAAAGTTAAAGCTGgcaggaattggagaaagacccgTGGTCTGGGTAGCCCACAGTATGGGAG GGCTACTTGTGAAGAAAATGCTTCAGGATGCATCTCAGGATCCAGATATGCAGGAATTGTTAAAGAACACAAAGGGCGTTTTGTTCTATAGCGTTCCTCATCGTGGAACGTTTATGGCAGAATACTCAGTCAATGTCAGATATCTTCTCTTTCCCTCAATAGAAGTTAGAGAactctgtaaag ACTCACCAGCTCTACGCAACCTGAATGAGAGCTTCCTCAACATTGCCAAAGAAAATGAATTTAGTGTGCTGAGTTTTGCCGAGACACTGCCTACAAACATTGGTCCCATGCTCAAGATACTTGTGGTACCAACACAGTCAGCAG ATCTTGGGATTGGGGATCTCATTGAGGTGGACGTAGATCATCTAAACATCTGCAAACCAGAGAAAAAGGATTCATTTCTGTACAAACGTAGCCTTCAATTCATCCAGGAAGCACTTCAGAGCTACATCAGTCAATGA
- the myct1a gene encoding myc target protein 1 homolog, producing the protein MAENNTNLFLDILQSFDAVPLIIAFCVSMAVGLLLGALIYVTLTWMSRRKAGSARITRRQPRHSHTSSRNRPGFNRNSSYDRRSNNSLISAAFSFHRQTSSPDHLDPLGHKSSFRASTFHPLIQCSQIAREAEEGSQTTLPRTPTLTTSAGSAQTATQSAATPPRPESFWGNNGLKGFNATHTPPPAYESIIRAYQETYT; encoded by the exons ATGGCTGAGAACAATACAAATCTCTTTCTGGACATATTGCAGTCCTTTGATGCTg TCCCTCTGATTATAGCCTTCTGTGTGTCCATGGCTGTGGGTCTCCTTTTGGGTGCCCTGATTTACGTGACCTTGACATGGATGTCCCGGCGCAAGGCAGGTTCTGCAAGAATCACCCGCCGGCAACCCCGCCACTCGCACACTTCCTCCCGCAACCGCCCGGGATTTAACCGCAATAGCAGCTATGATCGTCGGAGCAACAACAGTTTAATAAGCGCTGCTTTCAGCTTTCACCGACAGACTTCTTCCCCAGATCACCTTGACCCACTGGGCCACAAATCCAGCTTCAGGGCGTCCACTTTTCACCCTCTCATCCAGTGCAGCCAAATTGCAAGAGAGGCTGAGGAAGGAAGCCAGACAACACTGCCTCGTACACCCACACTGACCACATCAGCTGGATCAGCTCAAACTGCAACCCAGTCGGCTGCCACTCCACCAAGACCCGAATCATTTTGGGGGAACAACGGTCTGAAGGGTTTCAACGCTACACATACCCCACCTCCAGCTTATGAGAGCATCATTAGGGCCTATCAGGAAACATACACCTGA